TTTATACAGTTAATTATTGGGCTGACAACACATATGCTCTATTACTTAGAATTACCTCCTAATTTTGCTAACTTAATGCGTTATCCATTTTTTGCGGTATTAATGATTGTAGTGACGATTATTATGTTGTTATATTTGAGAGGAATTCATAACCAAGAAATTGCGAAAAATATTGAGCTGGCTGAACAGCCATTAATAGAAGAAATGGATAAGTTAGTGAAGCAGTGGCGCAGTTACAAACATGATTTCTATAATCATATTGAAGTATTGCAAATGCTAATTAATGAACGAAAATATGATGAGGCACAAGAGTATATGCAATCGATATATAGACATGCTGTTCAATCAGAGGAGAGTTTCCCATTCAAACAGCCTGTTATACAGGCACTATTAAATGCAAAAGCTGTCCAAGCTCATGATGCAGGTATTCATTTTTCGGTGAAGAGTGACGAGCTTTTCTTATTTCCGAATATGAAAAGTTATGATGCTGTCATTGTGCTTGGAAATTTGATTGATAATGCAATTGAAGCATTATCTTGCAGTTCTCAGCAAGACAAACATATTAATATAACATATAGGCGAATCTTAAATGTATTTGTTTTAGAGATTTCAAATAATGGCCCGTCGATTCATGAACGAAGGATAGAAAGAATTTTCGACCATGGTTATACTACGAAAGAAGCTCAAGGTAATCAAGGAATAGGGTTATATACTGTGAAGGAAATAATCAATAGATATGGTGGAGAATTAACAGTTGAATCAACTGAGGAGAATACATTGTTTGAAATTTCAATGGTGGTTAATACGTGAGACATGGTAGAAATGAGGGGGATTTATGGAGAGAATCGAATTGTTGACGATGAAATGGTCGAGTACAGTTAATGTTAATAGTTCGTTAGAAATCATTCATTATATACGAACATTAATAGGTGAATTTCAACAAGATTATCCTAAAGTTGTGAAAGAAAGCTTAATATTGAATTTAGCAGAACTTGTTGATATATTACTTGCAGTCGAAAAGAAACGGTAGTTAATTGTTTAACTTATTAATCTCTTTTTGGTAGCGGTTTAAGATTACATCAAGTTTTTTGCTTTGTTCAATCGTTTCTTTAGCATCTAGTCCCTTCTCTAATCCAATTTGAATCATTTCTTTTCGAGTAATTCCAATTAATGTTTGTAAGTAATCTAGATAATTGGACGAAGGATTGTTAACCACAGCTCACACCTCTTTCAGGACTCTATGAGTTAATTTATAATTTAATAGTATATAATTTTTGACAGAAATGTAAATGTTTTTGACAAAGAAAGACAATATATTCAATGAAAAAATAAAAACCCCCTATATTAAAGGGGGTTTTTAAGCTTATTCTGGATTATTACGCATAAATTTGTATGAAAATTACTTAAAGTAAGTAGTAGTTATTATTCATAGACGGTTGAATAAGTTTTGTAACCACCATCAAGGTTAGTAACATTAAAGCCATGTTGCTTAAGAATTTGAGTTGCTAAATAACCTCGTAAACCAACTTGACAATAAACATAAATTTGGTCGTTTTTAGGGAATTCATCAAGCCGATCACGAATTTGATCTAATGGAATATTAATCGAATTCATAATGTTACCGTTCTTATATTCATTAGGTTCACGTACATCTACGATGAATCCTTTCTCGTTTTCTATTAATTGATGTAGTTCATACCACTGTATATTCGTTGTGTCTCCTTCCAATATGTTAGTAGCAGCATAGCCTGCCATATTTACAGGATCCTTAGCAGATGAGAATGGAGGTGCATAAGAAAGCTCCAAATCAGGTAAATCTCTGACTGTTAATCCTGCTTTGATAGCTGTAGCAATAACGTCTATCCTTTTGTCTACTCCTTCTTTCCCAACCGCTTGGGCACCAAGAATCTTCCCATCATCTTTAGAAAATAAAAGCTTTAATGAAATTGGATATGCTCCTGGATAATATCCTGCATGTGATCCAGGATGGACATGGACCATTTGATGAGGGATATTTAACGTTTTCAATGTTTTTTCATTATTTCCAGTGGAAGCAGCAGTAAGATCAAATACTTTTACAATGGACGTACCTAAAGTACCATTATAGCTGGCTTCTTTCCCACATATATGGTCTGCTACTAGACGACCTTGACGATTCGCAGGCCAAGCAAGTGGGATTTGAGTTGGTTGGGAATTAATATAATCAGTTACTTCAATTGCATCACCAATTGCATAGATAGAATTGTCGCTTGTCTGTAAGTGTTGGTTTACTTGAATACCACCACGTTTTCCGAGTGATAATCCGGCATCCTTGGCAAGTTTATTTTCTGGTGATACTCCAATTGCAAGGATGACCATGTCAGTTGTAATTTTTTTACCGCTATTTAAAGAGACGGTTTTCCCATTTTCCTCAAATCCTTTTACGCCATCTTCTAATATAAGCTTTATCCCATTTTGTTCGACGTGTTTATGAATGATAGTTGCCATTTCATAATCAAGAGGTCCGAGTAATTGATTAGCCATTTCGATAAGTGTTACATCAATTCCACGTTCAACTAGGTTTTCAGCCATTTCAATGCCAATGAAACCACCACCAATTACTACTGCACGTTTAGGTTTAGTTTCTTTTACATAGTTCACAATTCTGTCAGTATCAGGAATATTCCTAAGTGTGAATAAGTTATTTGCGTCTCTGATGCCTGGGATAGGTGGTTTAATTGGTGCTGCACCAGGGGAAAGAATTAATGTATCGTAATGTTCCTCATATGTTTCACCAGAGTCAGTTTTTTTGATGGTGATCTTTTTCTCAGCACGATTGATAACAGTTACTTCACTTTTGATTCGAATATCAATACGAAATCGCTTTTCCATTCGTTCAACAGTCTGAACGAGTAATTTTTCACGCTCATTAATTATGCCCCCAATATAATATGGCAGCCCACAGTTGGCAAACGAGATATATTCGCCTCGTTCGAATAAAATAATTTCTGCATTTTCATCTAATCGACGTAATCGTGAAGCAGCTGTTGCACCGCCTGCAACACCACCGACAATTAAAATCTTTTTTGACATGTATATACTCCCTTTCTGTTAATTATAAGTTCAACACATCCAATATACCATAGGGGGTTTATTTTTGGGAGGAGATTATGTTGAGAATGTATGAATTTTTACAGAGTCGGTAAGATAAGTTAAGATGGACAATATTGAGATACATAATAGAAAGAACAATTCGAGGTTTATTAGTATGTAACAGAAAAATTTGTAGTAGAGGAGATACAAACTATGATTAAATGCATCGCATTAGATATGGATGGAACTTTAGTAAACAGTGAACTAACGATTCATGATGAAAATGCAAAAGCAATTAAATTGGCACAAGATGAAGGAATCGAAGTGTTAATTGTGACAGGTAGATCCTATGCTGAAGCAAAAGATGTCTTACAAAGTGCGGGGATTGTTTGCCCAATTATTTGCGTTAACGGTTCAGAAATAAGAGATGAAACGGGTAAAATTATTGAAAAAGTAGGACTTGATGTAGAGAAATTCCAACAAGTTCGCCAAATTTTAACCGAAGAGAATGTGTATTTTGAGGTCTATTCAGATCAAGGTACATATACGAGTGATTTTGACAAAGCATTAACAGTAATGGTTGACATTTACTTGAGTGCTGGTGGAGTACAAGAATATGAACAGTTATTGAAGGGAGCAAAAGCCCGATTTGAAAACGGAAAGGTTGCTTTAATCGACAATTTCGATGAGTTATTGGAGAAGGATAACATCACATTTTATAAATTATTAGCATTTTCCTTTGATGAAGAGCAGCTTACACGTGCTAGAGAAAGAGTTAAGGCAGTAGATAACCTTGCTGTAAGTGCATCTGGGAAGGAAAATATAGAAATTACGAGTGTTCATGCTCAAAAAGGTATAGCGTTAGAAAAATTTACAGTGACAAGAGGTCTAAAGTTAGAGCATACGATGGCTGTTGGCGATAATTACAATGATGTATCGATGTTTGAAAAGGTTGGATATGCTGTTGGAATGGGGAATGCACCAGATGAAGTTAAATCGATGTGTGACGCGACAACTTTAAAAAATGATGAGCATGGGGTCGCAAAAGCAATCCTTGATGTGCTCGAGAATCAAAAGCATTCTTAGGTGCAAGAAGACACCTTAGAATGCTATGTTATTTCTTAGGTCTATACGAGTGCTTCGGTTGGTAAATGTATATATTTGTTTTATGTAAATCATTGATTTCAATTGTGTGAATAGGTGTCCAATCTGGAATGGCAAAGAAATGACTGACGATTAAACAATTTGGATCCAATTCTGATTCAAAACGTTCTTTCAATTGTTTCATCGCTTTTGGGTACAAATAACAGATAATACAATTTGCATCTGTGAAGTCGAACGTATAGAAGCTACTGTAATGAATCGTCGTCTTATGCTTACAAAATAGATTACGAATTCTGCAATATAAATAAGGAATTAGAGCGTTATCAAGCCCGTGGACCTTTGCTGTGGGTAACTGCTTAGCTAGTGGAAAAATCAATGTGCCCCACCCACATCCTAAGTCATATACTTTCATATTCTTGTTTAATTTTTGCTTGGAAAGGTAATTTACAATTGCGTAAGTAACTCGTTGTGAACTAGGTGTTGGTGTCATCCCATTCCTTAGAGAATCAAACACGATCGAGATCGTGATGAGAATTGCTATAATAATAACCAAGATGTCCATCTTATATCCACCTTACAAATGTTATTTAAGAGTATACGGAAGCTGACATGAAGTAGTATCGTTATATGATTATAACGATTTAGAGGAAGCAAGCTTATATGATCATAACCTAGATTAGTAGTTTGTTGCAAGATACAGAAGGTCATTGGATATAGTATGGGTATCTTTGATTAAGTAGTTGTTTCATTAATTGAATAAGTTTGTGAATGGGTCGTATTAGAGTTGTTATAAATTCTCTTTAAAATTATCCTATTTATAAGTTTTTATTTCAATTTTTACTACTGTTAGAGGGTGTTTTTATTGGTACATCGTATTGCGATAGAAAGTTATCAACAAAAATATCCACATATTCCACATTAAATAAAGGCTTTAATTATACATTATATTAAGTTATCCACATAGTTAACAAACATTTTTATAGCACTTTCCACAAGTTCAATGACGAATAAAATAACTTCTTGTCAAAAATGTGAAAAGGATTGAAATAGCTGTCAAGGAGGCGTATATTAATTGTGAATAAGATAGTGAAAATCTTCACAATTCAAAATGAACATAAGGGAGTAGCTCAAAATGAATACATCTAGGAATATAAGAGCGATTCTGTTCAAATTGTATACACTTTCGCTCAAAGTGTAATAAACAATACAATAGCTGTTGTTATTTGTGAAATACTGAGCATATAGAAGAAGGTGAAAATATTGAAATGGATAAAAAGCGATAAAATAGCGGTTATTTGGACAATTCTTAGAGTTTGGTTAGGTGTTCAGTGGATTGAAGCTGGCTGGAGCAAAGTAACCGGCGGATTTGATGCAGGTGGTTTTTTGAAAGGTGCAATTGCAAAAGCAAGTGGCGACCATCCTGCAGTTCAAGGCTGGTACGCAGGGTTTCTTGAGAATTTCGCACTGCCAAATGTAGAATTATTTAACGTTATTATTCCTTGGGCCGAGTTTCTAGCAGGAATTGGACTTATTTTAGGAGCATTAACTTTGCCTGCACTTATTGGAGCAGCATTTATGAATCTTAACTTTATGTTGGCTGGTACGACGAGCACGAATCCAGTTCTTTATACAGTTGCATTTATTCTTATTTTAGTAGGACCAACAGCATACTATTACGGATTAGACCGATTCTTAATTCCTTTTACAAAAGATCGTATGAGAAAACGAAAACACGACTTTAAGGACAAAGGGCATCAAGCACATGCACATTAAGTGGAAAAAGGGTCTGTTCCCCAAAGAGAACAGACCCTTTCGTTGTGAATCATTATTAAAGAGAGATTGAGTGTTACTTATCACGAGATAAGAAACCACCAGCACGATCAGCTCGTTTGAATTGTTTGTTATAAGCAACTTCTTGCGCACTTGATAATGTACGTTTATTTTCTCGGTCAATTCTTTTTTTGCTTTTCATTATTAATCCTCACTTTGTATTAGAGTTTAGTGACATTGTTGCCTTCGAAACAAATTTATATACGAGAGTGAAGTAAAAATAGGATTAAATGAAAAAGCAAGTAATGATGATGTTTTACTTCTTTATAATAGTAAGGTTAGTCTCATTAACAGATGCCGATAGTGCGTAAGAAGGTAACGAAAATAGGCCATTTATTAATCATGATGAATTAAATCTAAGGAAAAGGTGTTTATTCAATTCGTTTGATATATGTCTGAAAGTGCTGATGGCAATGTTTCAAATTCAAATGAGTATCCGTGCTGAAGTGCCTTCTGAGGAAGAACATGTTGACCTTCTAACACAAGTTCACTCATTTCTCCTAAAAGTGCTGATAATGCAAAAGAGGGTGCAGGCAGCCAATAAGGTCGATGAAGAACGTTAGCTAAGTTTTTTCCGAATCGTTCCATACGTAATGGATTTGGAGCAGTTATGTTCAACGGTCCAGTTATGGCTTGATTATGAAGCGAGAAGTCAATCATTTTAATTACATCTTTAATATGTATCCAAGACATCCATTGCCTACCAGAACCTAATTTTCCTCCAGCGAAAAATTGGTAAGGTAGAGCGATACGAGGTAGCGCTCCTTCATCTTTATCTAGGATAATTCCGAAACGGGCATAGACTACACGGGTATCATATTGGTTTGCAATTGAAGCTTCAGCTTCCCAAGCGTTTGTTGTATCGGCTAAAAAGCCTTTGCCAGCTTGATCTTCTTCAGTAAATATTGTGTCGAGTGAATTTCCGTAATAGCCTATTGCTGAAGCGTTAATTAAAGTATGAGGGTGTAATGTTTGAACGAGCTGTACAACTGCTTTGGTAGCTTGGATACGACTTTGTTGAATTTGCTTTTTCGTTTCATTAGTCCACCTGTTATTGATAGATTTACCTGCAAGATTGATGATCGCATCAAGTTCATTAATCTGTGTTACTGGATCATAGTTATCTTCAAGCCAACCAACATATTTGATATATTCACTATCAATGTAAGCAGAAGGATTTCGAGTAAGGATGTAAAGTGTGTGCTTTTGATTTGATAAATAATTGATTAAATGCTTGCCTATAAAACCTGTTCCACCAGTAATTGCAATTTTCATTACGTCATCACTCCGTTTATTTATAGAGTTATGTTAAATGTAACCTTTTCTTAATAATAATTGAAGTGATATAATCTGTTGGATGTATTTTCTAATTTGTGATGTTCAAGACTGTATGTTGTAATTTATACACTTTCTATTCTTGAATAAGCATTTTAGATAACCAAGAGGTGATGAGATAGTGAAAATTACAAGAATAACTACTCAAAAGAATGATGATAAACGATTAAATATTTATATTGATGATGGTGCAGGAGAAAAATTCGGATTCGGCATTGATATGGACGTTTTTGTTAACTATAACTTAAAAAAAGGATTAGAACTTGATGATAGATTGATTGGTGAGTTGTTGTATGAGGATGAAGTAAAAAAAGCCTTTCAACAAGCATTAAACTACCTATCCTACCGTATTCGTTCCCAAAAGGAGATAGAAGACCATTTAGTAAAAAAAGAATTTGGAGAATCTGTCATTGCTGCAGTTATTCAGCGTTTATACGGATATAAGTATATTGATGATGCTGAGTTTGCAAAGGCGTATGTTAGAACGAAAAAACGAACGACGACGAAGGGTCCTAATGTATTGAAGCGTGAACTTATCGAAAAGGGTCTTTCGGGACAACATATAGACATGGGATTACAAGAATATTCAATGGAAGAACAGGTAGAAGTTGCTAATGCTTATGTGAGGAAAAAAGGGAAACAATCTAAAAAACAGTCCAATAGTGAAGCAAAACAGAAGTTAAAACAAACATTACTTCAAAAAGGCTTTTCCTATGAAATAATTGAAATTGCCCTTACTGAATTTGTGAATGATGAAGATAGAGGCGAAGAATGGGAAGCTTTGATGCATCATGGTAAGAAGGCGCAAAAGAAGTACCGTAATTATAATGATAAAGAGTTTGTTATGAAAGTGAAGCAATATTTGTATCGGAAGGGATTTCTGATGGAACATATTAATCAGTGGATACAGGAGTATTTAGAAACTGATGAAATGTGAAACACACTCATAATAAGGGCTTTTTAATTGCATTATAAAGTTATATTATCAGCATAATCAGATCTAACATTAGATGAAGTGCAAATGTGTAATAAGTTTTTCATTAAACTACCAATCACATTTTACTAATAAAAATAAATTAAAGCGAGTGATGGACAAATGAGCTTCTTAGAGCTATTAACAAGTTCTATGCCGATTTTGGCAGTATTTATATTTTTGGTAATACTTAAATTACCTGCTACAAAAGCAATGCCATTAAGTTTTATTACAAGTGCGTTATTAGCATTTCTTGTATGGAAAGTTCCATTTGTGCAAATTGCAGCAGCATCCATTGAAGGTATTGTTGTTGCGTTAACGATTCTTTGGATCGTATTTGGAGCTATTTTGTTATTAAATACGTTAAAGATGAGTGGAGCAATGGACTCTATTCGTAGCGGTTTCTTAGGCGTTACAGCTGACCGTCGCGTTCAAGTAATTATTATTGCATGGTTATTTGGAGCTTTTATTGAGGGGGCAGCGGGATTTGGTACACCAGCTGCGATTGGTGCACCATTATTAGTAGCACTTGGATTCCCACCGTTAGCTGCAGTTGTATTAACCTTAATTTCTGATAGTAGCCCAGTATCGTTTGGAGCTGTTGGTACACCAGTTATCGTTGGTGTCGATCAAGGTTTGCGTGAAGGTGCATCAGTAGCACCGCAAGTTCAACAATTTCTAGATGGAACACCTATGCCAGAATTCATGCAGACAATTGCAGTACAAGCTATGCAAATCGATATGTTTGTTGGAACGTTTATTCCATTAATTCTAGTCGCATTATTAACACGTTTCTTCGGTGAGAACCGTTCATGGAAAGAAGGATTACAAATATGGAAATTTGCTCTCTTTGCTGGATTGAGCTTTACAGTCCCTGCATTGATCGTAGCAAGCTTACTTGGTCCTGAATTCCCTTCAATTATTGGTGGTTTAGTAGGGCTTTCTATTGTTGTACCTGCTGCGAAGAAAGGATTCTTACTTCCAGAAGAAGCATGGGATTTCAAGCAAACAGAAAAGTCTGAAACAGTGAAGACAGAGCAAGTAACAACAAAGAATCTTTCTTTAAAACGTGCTTGGGTACCATATATCTTAGTCGCAATTTTATTAGTTATAACAAGATTAAATATTTTACCGATTAAAGGCTGGTTAACTAGTGTCAATGTATCATTGAATGAAATCTTAGGTACTGGAATCTCAACATCGTTCCAACCGTTATATTTGCCGGGGACAATTTTCGTAACGGTCGTGATTGCAACGATCTTTATTCACAAAATGAATGCATCTGAAGTTAAAGAGGCATTTGGTGAATCAGCAAGAACGATTGTTGGTAGTGCGATTGCTTTAGGTTTTGCTGTACCAATGGTACGTATCTTTATTAATTCGGGTGTTAATGCGGCAGATTTACTAAGTATGCCAATGGAATTAGCGATTCTCGTATCTGAATTAGTTGGGGATAAATGGCCGCTAGTTGCTCCATTTATTGGTTCACTCGGTTCGTTCATCTCTGGTAGTGCAACATTTAGTAATATGATGTTCTCATTATTCCAATTTAGTGTTGCTGATCAAATACAGGCATCACCAAATGTTATTCTTGCCCTTCAAGTATTAGGTGCGAATGCAGGGAACATGGTGTGTGTTCTTAACGTAGTTGCAGCAGCTTCTGTTGTTGGATTACTTGGTAGTGAAGGGAAAATTATTCGTTTTACACTTGGACCAATGTTCTTCTACGCATTAACATCAGGAATTCTCGGTTTCGTGTTAATTTATTTTCTGTAAGCATTTAAAGACTCATCTGGCTCAGGTGGGTCTTTTTTTATTGCGATCTGATGTAGAGAATGATATTGTGGATGAATTGTATAACGATTGATTTTTTCTTATACTGAAAGAAAAAAAGAACAATTGGGAGTGCAGTT
The sequence above is a segment of the Bacillus solimangrovi genome. Coding sequences within it:
- a CDS encoding YfhE family protein; the encoded protein is MKSKKRIDRENKRTLSSAQEVAYNKQFKRADRAGGFLSRDK
- a CDS encoding L-lactate permease; this encodes MSFLELLTSSMPILAVFIFLVILKLPATKAMPLSFITSALLAFLVWKVPFVQIAAASIEGIVVALTILWIVFGAILLLNTLKMSGAMDSIRSGFLGVTADRRVQVIIIAWLFGAFIEGAAGFGTPAAIGAPLLVALGFPPLAAVVLTLISDSSPVSFGAVGTPVIVGVDQGLREGASVAPQVQQFLDGTPMPEFMQTIAVQAMQIDMFVGTFIPLILVALLTRFFGENRSWKEGLQIWKFALFAGLSFTVPALIVASLLGPEFPSIIGGLVGLSIVVPAAKKGFLLPEEAWDFKQTEKSETVKTEQVTTKNLSLKRAWVPYILVAILLVITRLNILPIKGWLTSVNVSLNEILGTGISTSFQPLYLPGTIFVTVVIATIFIHKMNASEVKEAFGESARTIVGSAIALGFAVPMVRIFINSGVNAADLLSMPMELAILVSELVGDKWPLVAPFIGSLGSFISGSATFSNMMFSLFQFSVADQIQASPNVILALQVLGANAGNMVCVLNVVAAASVVGLLGSEGKIIRFTLGPMFFYALTSGILGFVLIYFL
- a CDS encoding class I SAM-dependent methyltransferase, translated to MDILVIIIAILITISIVFDSLRNGMTPTPSSQRVTYAIVNYLSKQKLNKNMKVYDLGCGWGTLIFPLAKQLPTAKVHGLDNALIPYLYCRIRNLFCKHKTTIHYSSFYTFDFTDANCIICYLYPKAMKQLKERFESELDPNCLIVSHFFAIPDWTPIHTIEINDLHKTNIYIYQPKHSYRPKK
- a CDS encoding sensor histidine kinase, with amino-acid sequence MGIVLLTILVSIPEMFMKTFFAMTIYQPSIRINKIRMAIFVTVAASSTHIFRAILPPFELFLLSTFLFSIIVLKYSLKMSWLNSFIITMIGYIVQAICEFTVIYIAQETANITLFDIQQSTKLKISLFYIYFIPLLMVTLYLRKSRRSEKIEKWFNSKYKWVTLFIFIQLIIGLTTHMLYYLELPPNFANLMRYPFFAVLMIVVTIIMLLYLRGIHNQEIAKNIELAEQPLIEEMDKLVKQWRSYKHDFYNHIEVLQMLINERKYDEAQEYMQSIYRHAVQSEESFPFKQPVIQALLNAKAVQAHDAGIHFSVKSDELFLFPNMKSYDAVIVLGNLIDNAIEALSCSSQQDKHINITYRRILNVFVLEISNNGPSIHERRIERIFDHGYTTKEAQGNQGIGLYTVKEIINRYGGELTVESTEENTLFEISMVVNT
- a CDS encoding Cof-type HAD-IIB family hydrolase, whose product is MIKCIALDMDGTLVNSELTIHDENAKAIKLAQDEGIEVLIVTGRSYAEAKDVLQSAGIVCPIICVNGSEIRDETGKIIEKVGLDVEKFQQVRQILTEENVYFEVYSDQGTYTSDFDKALTVMVDIYLSAGGVQEYEQLLKGAKARFENGKVALIDNFDELLEKDNITFYKLLAFSFDEEQLTRARERVKAVDNLAVSASGKENIEITSVHAQKGIALEKFTVTRGLKLEHTMAVGDNYNDVSMFEKVGYAVGMGNAPDEVKSMCDATTLKNDEHGVAKAILDVLENQKHS
- a CDS encoding aspartyl-phosphate phosphatase Spo0E family protein, whose protein sequence is MVNNPSSNYLDYLQTLIGITRKEMIQIGLEKGLDAKETIEQSKKLDVILNRYQKEINKLNN
- the recX gene encoding recombination regulator RecX; translation: MKITRITTQKNDDKRLNIYIDDGAGEKFGFGIDMDVFVNYNLKKGLELDDRLIGELLYEDEVKKAFQQALNYLSYRIRSQKEIEDHLVKKEFGESVIAAVIQRLYGYKYIDDAEFAKAYVRTKKRTTTKGPNVLKRELIEKGLSGQHIDMGLQEYSMEEQVEVANAYVRKKGKQSKKQSNSEAKQKLKQTLLQKGFSYEIIEIALTEFVNDEDRGEEWEALMHHGKKAQKKYRNYNDKEFVMKVKQYLYRKGFLMEHINQWIQEYLETDEM
- a CDS encoding DoxX family protein, whose amino-acid sequence is MKWIKSDKIAVIWTILRVWLGVQWIEAGWSKVTGGFDAGGFLKGAIAKASGDHPAVQGWYAGFLENFALPNVELFNVIIPWAEFLAGIGLILGALTLPALIGAAFMNLNFMLAGTTSTNPVLYTVAFILILVGPTAYYYGLDRFLIPFTKDRMRKRKHDFKDKGHQAHAH
- the cdr gene encoding CoA-disulfide reductase — protein: MSKKILIVGGVAGGATAASRLRRLDENAEIILFERGEYISFANCGLPYYIGGIINEREKLLVQTVERMEKRFRIDIRIKSEVTVINRAEKKITIKKTDSGETYEEHYDTLILSPGAAPIKPPIPGIRDANNLFTLRNIPDTDRIVNYVKETKPKRAVVIGGGFIGIEMAENLVERGIDVTLIEMANQLLGPLDYEMATIIHKHVEQNGIKLILEDGVKGFEENGKTVSLNSGKKITTDMVILAIGVSPENKLAKDAGLSLGKRGGIQVNQHLQTSDNSIYAIGDAIEVTDYINSQPTQIPLAWPANRQGRLVADHICGKEASYNGTLGTSIVKVFDLTAASTGNNEKTLKTLNIPHQMVHVHPGSHAGYYPGAYPISLKLLFSKDDGKILGAQAVGKEGVDKRIDVIATAIKAGLTVRDLPDLELSYAPPFSSAKDPVNMAGYAATNILEGDTTNIQWYELHQLIENEKGFIVDVREPNEYKNGNIMNSINIPLDQIRDRLDEFPKNDQIYVYCQVGLRGYLATQILKQHGFNVTNLDGGYKTYSTVYE
- a CDS encoding TIGR01777 family oxidoreductase; its protein translation is MKIAITGGTGFIGKHLINYLSNQKHTLYILTRNPSAYIDSEYIKYVGWLEDNYDPVTQINELDAIINLAGKSINNRWTNETKKQIQQSRIQATKAVVQLVQTLHPHTLINASAIGYYGNSLDTIFTEEDQAGKGFLADTTNAWEAEASIANQYDTRVVYARFGIILDKDEGALPRIALPYQFFAGGKLGSGRQWMSWIHIKDVIKMIDFSLHNQAITGPLNITAPNPLRMERFGKNLANVLHRPYWLPAPSFALSALLGEMSELVLEGQHVLPQKALQHGYSFEFETLPSALSDIYQTN